TCGGGCCAGATGTACCTGGCGGTAGCGTTGCGAGACCGGCTGCCAAGGGTAGCGGCGCTGTTCGCCGAGGGCTCTATCAGTGCGCGGGTGGCTGCGACGATCGTGTGGCACACCGACCTCATCAAAGATCCGGAGATCGTGCAGACCGTCGACGCCACGCTGGCCGGCGACGCGACGAAATTCGGCCCGCTGTCGGTGACCAAGACCGCCCAGGCCATCGACGCCGTCGTCGACCGTCACGACCCCGCGGCGGTACGTCGCGCACGGGCCAACGCGCGCGGACGCGACGTGGTGATCGCGGCTGCCGATGGCCGATCCGGCACGGCGTCCTTGTGGGGCTCCCTGTTCGCCACTGACGCGGCCGTGTTGGACCGGCGGCTGGCCCAGATGGCCCACCAGGTGTGTGAGAGCGACCCACGTACCGTGGCACAACGCCGTGCCGACGCGCTCGGTGCACTGGCCGCCGGTGCCGAGCAACTGGCGTGTGCATGCGGAGCATCGGATTGTCCGGCCGCTCTCGACACCGACCCGCGAGCCGGCGCGGTAGTGGTCCACGTGATCGCCGAAAGCGGAAGCCTCGAGAGTGCGCCCGATCCCTACGCATCGGGCGAGCCCGCACCGCGACCGCTCACGCCCGACACCGCCCTGTCGGAGGCTTTGGCCCCAGACCCCGAACCGCCCGCGCCCGCCAGGCTGCCCGCCGCCCGTGTGATCGGCGGCGGCACAGTCCCGGCCCCGCGGCTGGCCGAGCTGATCCGCGATGGCGCCAAGGTCCGGCCGTTACGGCACCCCGGTGCGTCCCCGCCCGAGTCGGCCTATCGCCCGTCTACGGCACTGCAGCGCTTCGTCCGATGCCGAGATTTGTCCTGTCGATTTCCGGGCTGCGACCGCCCTGCGCAGTGCTGCGACGTGGACCACACGGTCCCCTACCCGCTGGGTCCGACGCACCCGTCGAACCTTAAATGCCTATGCCGAAAGCACCACCTTCTGAAGACTTTCTGGACGGGTTGGCACGACGAACAACGGCCAGACGGAACTGTCGTCTGGACCTCGCCGACCGGGCAGACCTACACCACCCGTCCGGGCAGTCTCCTGCTGTTTCCCGCGCTGTGTCTGCCGACGGGCGAATTGGCCTCT
The DNA window shown above is from Mycobacterium sp. Aquia_216 and carries:
- a CDS encoding HNH endonuclease signature motif containing protein, with the translated sequence MFECADDAAVVAAIADFARAESAAAARRLQAVAELVHRRADGLVDHGSWWCDNWDAIAAEVAAAQGISHGMASGQMYLAVALRDRLPRVAALFAEGSISARVAATIVWHTDLIKDPEIVQTVDATLAGDATKFGPLSVTKTAQAIDAVVDRHDPAAVRRARANARGRDVVIAAADGRSGTASLWGSLFATDAAVLDRRLAQMAHQVCESDPRTVAQRRADALGALAAGAEQLACACGASDCPAALDTDPRAGAVVVHVIAESGSLESAPDPYASGEPAPRPLTPDTALSEALAPDPEPPAPARLPAARVIGGGTVPAPRLAELIRDGAKVRPLRHPGASPPESAYRPSTALQRFVRCRDLSCRFPGCDRPAQCCDVDHTVPYPLGPTHPSNLKCLCRKHHLLKTFWTGWHDEQRPDGTVVWTSPTGQTYTTRPGSLLLFPALCLPTGELASPPSPYRPSGIRGVMMPIRRRTRQQDRVRRIDAERALNAAHVAERNQPPPF